A stretch of DNA from Candidatus Krumholzibacteriia bacterium:
AGCGCGACGAGCTCCTGGGCCTGAAGGAGAACGTCATCATGGGGCACCTGATCCCGGCGGGAACGGGGGTCGGGCGCTACCGCTGGATCCGGGTCGAGGACGATGTACTCGAGGAAGACGAGATGGAGCCCATCGTCGCCTTCGCCGAGCACGAGCCGGTGGCGCCGGCGGTGGCGGACGCTGTACTGCTCGAGCGCGCCGCGCCGGTGGAGCAGGAGCAGCAGCAGTAAGACGGGACGGTGGCGAGGAACCCTCGCTTCAGGGAACGGGATGCGCCGGCATCCCGTTTCGCTTTTCTACCCTTGGTCCAGGCGCTCGAAACCCAGCTCGTCGAGGATGGCCCGGGCCAGGGCCTCGATGGCCGGCGACTCGGCGTCGTTGGCGAAGAGCGGACCGTTGGCGGCCTTGCGCGCGAAGAGGATGACGGACTTGAGGTAGCTCCATTCCTGGAGATCGAACTCGAGCTTCACGAATCCTTGCCGGCGCGAGATGCTTCCCTTCACGGACGACCTCCTCGAGGAGCGATGGTGCGGCCGGGCTCCCCCGGCGGGCGAGCCATTGTCACGGGCACCGGGACGAGGCGTCAAGCCGACGCAACCCCGGCTCCTCGCGTCGAGCCAGCGCTCACGCTTCCTCACGGCGCGGCCGCCGTCCAGCCCATGCCCCCAATTGTCGTGTGCCGCAGAGGGGGCTCGGATATACTCGCCCCAGCTGCTTCGGAAAGGGGTGCGCATGGCCGAGGTTTCTTCTCTCGCCGTCTTCGTCGATTTCGAGAACCTGGCCCTCGGATTCCAAGATCGCAAGGACCGCTTCGACATCCAGCGCGTGCTGCGCCGGCTGGTGGAGAAGGGCAAGATCATCGTCAAGCGGGGCTACGCCGACTGGAGCCGCTACTCCGACTACAAGCGCTCGTTGCACGAGGCCGGTCTCGAGCTCATCGAGATCCCGCGCCGGGCGCTCACGGGCAAGAATTCCGCCGACATCCGCCTGGTCGTGGATGCCATGGACATGAGCTATGGCAAGGAACACATCGACACCTTCGTCATCGTCTCCGGGGACAGCGACTTCTCGCCCCTCGTGGCCAAGCTGAAGGAGAACGGCAAGCGCGTCCTCGGCCTCGCCATGCGCAAGTCTTCCTCGGATCTCTTGGTCAACGCCTGCGACGAGTTCATCTTCTACGAGGAGCTGGAAGCCGAGCTCGCCCATGAGCGCACCGCGCTGCGCCGCAGCCGCACCGGCGACGGCGGCGAGGTGTTCGCGCTCTTGCTGGAGACGCTGACGGCGCTGCAGCGCGAGGTGGCGGGCCCGATCCTGGCTTCCATGATCAAGGACACCATCCGCCGCAAGCAGCCCTCTTTCAGCGAATCCGCTTACGGCTATCGCAGCTTCAGCGCTCTCCTCGAAGCGGCGCAGGCCGCCGGCTTCCTGCAGCTCTCCACCGACCCGCGGAGCGGTACCTATGTGGTGACGGAGTTCCAAGCCGCGGCGCCGGCGACAACCCCGCCGGCGCGGGCGACAGCGCCGCCAGCGCGGGCGACAGCGCCGCCGGCGCGTCGCGTTCCTCAGCGCCGGCCCCGACCTGGGCCCGCCGCGGTCCCGGAGGGCGGCGCCGGGAGCGCCGAGGAAACCATTCCCGCCGGCGTGAACAGCGAGGTGCTGAGCACGGCCGACAAGGGCGCGCCGCCGCCGCCGTCACGGCGCCGCCGCCGGCGCCGTCCGGAAGGCTCCGGGCCGGAAGGCGGCGAGGGCGCCGGGGACAACGGCATGCGCCGCTCGCGCCGGCGCCGGCGCTCACGCGTGCGCGATACGGCGCGCGAAGCGCTGCCCTAGTTCTTCTCCTTCTTCAACGCAAGAGCGTCAAGCGCTGGGTGCTCTGTCCTTGCGACGAGCGCAGGACGGCGAGGTACTGGCCGGTCGGAAGCGAGCGGCCGCTCCGATCGTTGCCGTTCCACACCAGCCTGGTTTGCTGGGCCGGGGCGATGCCGTCCCAGAGCGTGGCCAGGCGCCGGCCGCGGAGATCCAGGATCTCGAGGACGACGGGCTCGCCGGCGGGCGCTTCGAAGAGGAGCGTCGTCGCCGGATTGAAGGGGTTGGGCCGGGCCGGCAGCAGGCGGAGCGCGGCGAGCGGCGGCAGCGACGGCGAGGCCGAGGGCGTGTCCGGCAGGAAGAGGGCGATGTCGTTCGGCGGCAGGCCGAAGTCGAGGGCGCCGCTCGTGATCTCGGTGCAGCCCGGGGCGCGGAAGAGACGGACGCCGGGGCTCAAGAGATCGCGGTCGGTGACGAGAATGGTGCCGTCGGTGTGGATCTCGAGATCGGTGAGCCGGAAACCCGATGTGGTGAGGCAGGCGGCGCCGAAGCCGCCGGTGCACCAGTCGAAGCGGACGAGGGCGGTGTCGAAATCCGGTTCGCTGATCACCACGTAACCGGTGCAGTCGGCGTAGAGACGGACGGGGCCGACATCGCCACCGAGGGTGGCTTCGCTCACGAAGAAGCCTTCGGCCGCGAGCGTCACCGGATCGACGAATTCGACGCCGCCATCCAGGACGCCGAAGTTGCCCACCTCGGAGACGACGATCTTCTCCCGCACCGGATCGTAGTTCACCTCACCGATCGGCTGGCGGCCGCTGAGAAGGATGCCCTGGACGCCGGAAGTGTTCGGGTCCACGTCGACGAGCTGGTCGGTGCTGCAGTCGATCACGGCGAGGTAGCTGGGGTTGGAAGCGGCGAAGCCACCCGGACGGTCGAGCCTCTCCACGGCGACGAAGAGCAGGTTCCCCACCAGCGCCATCTCGTCCATCTCCGGCAAACCGTCGGCGTCGGCGAAGCTGGAAAGGTCGATCTGCCCCAGGGAAGCGCCGGTCTGCGGGTGGAAGATCCCGACGTAGGTCTGGTCGTAGTTGCTGACGTAGGCCTTGTCCGGGGCGAACACCTCGATGTCGTGCGGGTTGGTGCCGGGACCGGTGCTCCACTGGTTCAAGGTGGCGCCGCTCGTGCCGTCCACCACCTGCACGTGGTCGCAGCCGAAACGACCGAGGATGTAGACGCGGTTGCCGTGGATGCGAGCAACGGCGTCGGCGCAGGTGGAGGCGATGGCCACGTTCCTCCCGTAAGGCGGCGACAGGTCGAGGGTGGAGTAGTACCCGGTGGCGAAGTCGGTGGAGAGAACGAAGGCCTGCTCGGCCGCAGCCGCACTGGCCACGAGAAGCGAAACGAGGAAGGCGCCGGCGATTCGCTGCATGGTGTGATCTCCTCTCAGAAACGCAAGTCCGAGCCGAGGGAGAACGTGCGCCCCGGCACAGGGAAGCCCGCCACGTCACGGGAGGTGTCGTCAGTGAGGTTGCGGACCGCGAGACGGAGCTGCAGCCGGCGCGCCTGCACACCGAAGTCGAGGCCGTGCAGATCGCGTCGCTCCACGAGGTCGCGGTTCCAGCGATCCAGGTAATTGCGCCCCAGGTGCTGGTAGTCGTAGCCGAAGCTGAGGGCTCCGAATCGCAACGCCAGCCGGGCATAGAGCTGGTGCTGCGGCCGGCCGGGAAGCGTCTTGCCGGCGTAGATGCCGGGACCCAGGTCCTCGGCGCGAAGGCGCGTGTAGTTGCCCTCGGCGAGCCAGCGCGGTGCGGCAGCGTTCGCCGCCAAACGCCAGGAGTACTCCTCGCCTTCCATGGAGGCAGCGCCAATGTTGCGCGCCACGAAGACCCGCTGCGACTGCTGCACGTAGGTGATCAGGTCTTCCACCTCGTTCTGGAAGTGGGCGACCTCGAAGCGGGCGCGCAGGAAACGAAGGTCGCCGCCGCAGTCGAGGGAGACGTCGCGATTGGTGCCGCTCTCCGCCACCAGGTCGCTGCTGCCGGCGATGCTGCCCCCGTCACCAAAGAGCTCGAGGAAGCCCGGAGAGCGGTGGTAGCGGCCGGCGCTGCCCTCCAGGTGCAGGCTGGAGAGGAGGCGGAGCCTGAGGCCCGCGCGGGGCTCGACCCAGGTGGTGACGCCGGCGCGGGCCGGGCGCGTCGAGTACGGATTGCGCAGATCGCCGGCGAAGCGGTCGTCTTCCTGGCTCCAGCGGAGCACAGCCTCGGCGCGAGCGCGGCCGCCGAGCACCCATTCGCCGTCGAAAGAAGTTTCGAGACTGCGGCGTTCCTGCTCCGGACCGAGGCGCTGCTCCGGATCGGTGCGCTGCTGCTTGAAGCCACGCCAGGGCATGAAGCTCTCGCGCCGCCCGTCGAGGTAGAGAGCGAGACGCTGCCACGCGGGCAGGCGGAGCGAAGTCTCGAGGTGCGCTCCCACCGCCTGGCTCACATCGCGGTTGTCCTGCTTCGCCAGGCCGATCTCGCTCTGCAGATCGGTGAAGGTGTCGCGCCGCCAGTCGTAGAAGAGCTGGGCACGGCTGCGTGAGCGGCCGCGCCAGAGCGCCGGCGTGGTGAGCGCGGCGCTGGTCAGGTGATGGGTGCTTCCCGTCTGGGCGTGGACGGTCTGGTTGTGGGTGTAGCCCGGCACACCCTGTTCGCGCCGCACCCACTGGTGCAAGAACTCGAGCCGGCCGTCGGCACCGAGGACGCGGCCGACTTTGGCCAGGGCCTCGTCGTGACGCACGGCGTTGTTGCGCCGTGGCACCGTCTGATCGTCCGCCGGCTGCAGCGGCGTGCCGTGATCGTCGAGGAAATCGAAATCGCCGTCGCTCCGCAACGCATCCACCACGAAGAGGCCGCGCCAGTGCACGCCGAGGGGCGTCTCGCCGTTCCAGCCGAGCCGGCTGCTGCCGAAGCTGCCGGCGGCGGCGAGGAAGGCGCTCTTGGGCGGCGCTTTCGGGTCGAGCCGGGGTGTGACGAGCTGGATGGCGCCGCCGGGTGAGCTGCCTGGGAGGCCGGGCGGCGCGAAGCCGCGGTAGACCTCGAGGTGATCGAGGCTGGCGAAGGGCAGCTCCGCCAGGTTGGTGACGCCGAAGCCGGCACTTCCGAGCGGCACGCCGTCCAAATACAGGCGCACGTGCGTGGCGCTGGCGCCGCGGATGGAGGCGGTCGCATAGCCGGCCACGTCGCCGTAGTGGCGGACGGTCAAGCCGGGCAGTCGATCGAGGAGGGCAGCGGTGTTGACGATGCCGGTGCGGAAGGTTTCGAGGTCGAGAACGGAGACCTGGCCCGGCAGAAGCTGCAAGGTCTCGGCACGTGTGGGCCGGCGGGCGCGGACTTCGACGGGCGGTAGAGCGTAGACGCTGTCGCTGGTGTCGGCGACGGCGACGGCACGCGGGGCGGAATCGCCGCGGGGTTGGCTGCTTGCCGGTGGCGCGGTAGCAGCGGACCCGGCCCGCGCCGCGAGAGGCCAGGAGCAAACGAAGAAGAGAAGACCGAGACCGCGCCGCACGGCGCCTCACCCCTCAGTGACGAGGAGCAGAGGAGTCAGGGCGCAGCACGGTGGTCGAAGACCGAACCGAAAGGTGCGGCATGCTTCCCGACGCTCTTTCTCCACGAAGAGCCAACCAGGTCGCGTATCAGGGCAGGTCTCCTGA
This window harbors:
- a CDS encoding TonB-dependent receptor encodes the protein MRRGLGLLFFVCSWPLAARAGSAATAPPASSQPRGDSAPRAVAVADTSDSVYALPPVEVRARRPTRAETLQLLPGQVSVLDLETFRTGIVNTAALLDRLPGLTVRHYGDVAGYATASIRGASATHVRLYLDGVPLGSAGFGVTNLAELPFASLDHLEVYRGFAPPGLPGSSPGGAIQLVTPRLDPKAPPKSAFLAAAGSFGSSRLGWNGETPLGVHWRGLFVVDALRSDGDFDFLDDHGTPLQPADDQTVPRRNNAVRHDEALAKVGRVLGADGRLEFLHQWVRREQGVPGYTHNQTVHAQTGSTHHLTSAALTTPALWRGRSRSRAQLFYDWRRDTFTDLQSEIGLAKQDNRDVSQAVGAHLETSLRLPAWQRLALYLDGRRESFMPWRGFKQQRTDPEQRLGPEQERRSLETSFDGEWVLGGRARAEAVLRWSQEDDRFAGDLRNPYSTRPARAGVTTWVEPRAGLRLRLLSSLHLEGSAGRYHRSPGFLELFGDGGSIAGSSDLVAESGTNRDVSLDCGGDLRFLRARFEVAHFQNEVEDLITYVQQSQRVFVARNIGAASMEGEEYSWRLAANAAAPRWLAEGNYTRLRAEDLGPGIYAGKTLPGRPQHQLYARLALRFGALSFGYDYQHLGRNYLDRWNRDLVERRDLHGLDFGVQARRLQLRLAVRNLTDDTSRDVAGFPVPGRTFSLGSDLRF
- a CDS encoding NYN domain-containing protein; this encodes MAEVSSLAVFVDFENLALGFQDRKDRFDIQRVLRRLVEKGKIIVKRGYADWSRYSDYKRSLHEAGLELIEIPRRALTGKNSADIRLVVDAMDMSYGKEHIDTFVIVSGDSDFSPLVAKLKENGKRVLGLAMRKSSSDLLVNACDEFIFYEELEAELAHERTALRRSRTGDGGEVFALLLETLTALQREVAGPILASMIKDTIRRKQPSFSESAYGYRSFSALLEAAQAAGFLQLSTDPRSGTYVVTEFQAAAPATTPPARATAPPARATAPPARRVPQRRPRPGPAAVPEGGAGSAEETIPAGVNSEVLSTADKGAPPPPSRRRRRRRPEGSGPEGGEGAGDNGMRRSRRRRRSRVRDTAREALP